One window of Pseudomonas urmiensis genomic DNA carries:
- a CDS encoding phage tail protein, protein MAIETFRWPTERGETPDINYRVRESRFGGGYRQVVGDGPNNKEDSYPVTVTGTKAQVRKVMEFFDRHGGAKAFLWSTPLGDLGLFTCPDPKPTPVGGGRFKVTATFERAFHP, encoded by the coding sequence ATGGCGATCGAAACATTCCGCTGGCCGACCGAGCGCGGCGAAACGCCTGACATCAACTACCGGGTTCGCGAATCGCGATTCGGTGGCGGTTACCGGCAGGTGGTGGGCGATGGGCCAAACAATAAAGAGGACAGTTACCCCGTCACCGTAACCGGAACGAAGGCTCAAGTCCGCAAGGTCATGGAGTTCTTCGACCGGCACGGTGGTGCCAAGGCATTTCTCTGGTCTACGCCGCTCGGCGATCTTGGGCTGTTCACCTGCCCTGACCCCAAACCCACCCCTGTTGGCGGCGGCCGATTCAAGGTCACCGCTACCTTCGAGCGGGCTTTCCACCCATAA
- a CDS encoding DUF1799 domain-containing protein: protein MRAAARACYESGPSAEQLAALGLTPEDIEEEEVEVWPDAWPAFRLFDALATQWRVASGGPSGLDYTAIPATAAMLGIKRRDLTDIFPDLRVMEVEALAVMAESME, encoded by the coding sequence CTGAGGGCGGCGGCCCGGGCCTGCTATGAGTCTGGTCCGTCCGCCGAGCAACTGGCGGCGCTGGGGCTGACCCCAGAAGACATCGAAGAGGAGGAAGTGGAGGTATGGCCCGACGCCTGGCCAGCCTTCCGCCTATTCGATGCCCTGGCCACGCAGTGGCGGGTGGCTTCGGGCGGTCCGTCCGGCCTGGACTACACCGCTATTCCCGCAACAGCCGCAATGCTCGGTATCAAGCGCCGCGACCTCACCGACATTTTCCCCGATCTCCGCGTCATGGAGGTTGAGGCCCTGGCCGTCATGGCCGAATCGATGGAGTAG
- a CDS encoding phage tail tape measure protein encodes MTTIASLGLQIDSGDAVEAKDNLDQLTDAGKRSEESAGRTGRAWETALGSLQGDTRQIVQELQALNAKQTELAQQMATVGRAVTNASTAFNSAAANMGAFRTEAAQAGKVQEALTSATDAGAQAGRRAAESADEQQARILAVAKASLEASQYVQSLNRATEQSAEVTAQANAVLSDSASRQAAINSRAQALIATEERQAEAAKKAAGAHREEGQALEELLGKIDPTVAAMSRLDQMEQKLKGFRTSGALDAETFGEYQAKIDQARTALGGADVALNKTGMSAKATAAALRGVPAQFTDIFVSLQGGQAPLTVLLQQGGQLKDMFGGIGPAAKALGGYVLGLVNPFTVAAAAVGVLGYAYYSGSEEAVGFQKELIKTGNAAGTTADQMSGMARQVAATVGTTGAAAEVLTQLAGSGKIASDSFVEITEAALEWRTATGTAIEETVAEFVKIGKDPVTAAKDLNEQYNFLTASTYSQIVALKEQGDTIGAAKLLTDTYVDTIKNRSKEVTDNLSIWERGWKTLRGEIAATVDSVKDIGRDQDIASRIVDLQRQVAAAQSAVNGDPSDTAAQEKLTNTSLELKGLMQQRDTLDAIAKARALDTQQQQAAIIAIGKVDALEKSARTNAEKRADALKEYSKSLDAIRKVNPNDERLKPENIARVQADIAKQFKDTGGRTASVDLSGFNDQKNALAAILAEYKNHQKELDAAQKAGIIPQDSYAAQRAAIIEQQKAEVTNAYEAEIKALEEAKGRSSTTAQQRIQLDQKIADARANMVKAQKDADSELAVLASNEEGRLRKQAQAVQTYTSALDQQVQALRKQGQRSAEGLGLGDRQRSLQDQQNGITDRINQQRLDLANQYGDGSRGMSLDEYNQKLAALSKTERDLQETTIANYDLMTQAQGDWRNGASSAFQNYLEQARDVAGQTRTLFTNAFSSMEDAVVNFAMTGKFSFADFTKSVLADMARIATQRAIAGIAGSILGSVAGAYFTPGGQTVSTSGFSEGGFVPNAKGGVYDSPSLSKFSNQVHDTPQFFAFAKGAGVFGEAGPEAIMPLTRTPDGNLGVRAVSSGSGGGTSISINAPVSISIPDRSDEGLTLDQTLLQQNMQKQVQVAAEKAVADSWRPGGVSYRNTQGRR; translated from the coding sequence ATGACCACCATTGCCTCTCTCGGTCTTCAGATCGACTCCGGTGATGCCGTCGAGGCCAAGGACAACCTCGACCAGCTGACGGATGCCGGCAAGCGCAGCGAAGAGTCAGCTGGACGAACTGGGCGTGCCTGGGAGACTGCTCTGGGCAGCCTGCAGGGTGACACCCGGCAGATCGTGCAGGAGCTTCAGGCGCTCAACGCTAAGCAGACAGAGCTGGCGCAGCAAATGGCGACCGTGGGGCGAGCCGTTACCAACGCATCCACGGCGTTCAACAGCGCCGCCGCCAACATGGGGGCTTTCCGGACTGAGGCCGCGCAGGCGGGCAAGGTGCAGGAAGCGCTGACCAGCGCTACTGACGCCGGTGCCCAGGCCGGACGGCGCGCTGCCGAATCTGCCGACGAGCAGCAGGCAAGGATTCTGGCTGTGGCCAAGGCCTCGCTGGAGGCCAGCCAGTACGTTCAGTCGCTGAACCGGGCGACCGAGCAGAGCGCCGAGGTCACCGCCCAGGCGAATGCCGTGCTGTCGGACAGCGCCAGCCGTCAGGCGGCCATCAACAGCCGGGCCCAGGCCCTCATCGCCACGGAGGAGCGTCAAGCTGAGGCGGCGAAGAAGGCCGCCGGCGCGCATCGGGAAGAAGGCCAGGCGCTTGAGGAACTGCTGGGCAAGATTGACCCGACCGTCGCAGCAATGAGTCGCCTGGACCAGATGGAGCAGAAGCTGAAGGGCTTCCGCACCAGTGGCGCGCTCGATGCGGAGACGTTTGGCGAGTACCAGGCGAAGATCGACCAGGCGCGCACGGCACTGGGCGGGGCCGATGTTGCGCTGAACAAGACTGGCATGTCGGCCAAGGCCACCGCTGCCGCACTGCGCGGCGTACCGGCGCAGTTCACCGATATCTTCGTGTCGCTGCAGGGTGGCCAGGCCCCACTCACCGTGCTGCTGCAGCAGGGCGGGCAGCTCAAGGACATGTTCGGAGGCATCGGTCCAGCAGCTAAAGCCCTTGGAGGCTATGTCCTGGGCCTGGTGAACCCGTTCACCGTCGCGGCTGCTGCCGTCGGGGTGCTCGGCTACGCCTACTACTCGGGTAGCGAAGAGGCCGTAGGCTTCCAGAAGGAGCTGATCAAGACCGGTAACGCCGCCGGTACAACGGCGGATCAGATGTCAGGAATGGCGCGCCAGGTCGCGGCGACAGTCGGCACCACTGGCGCCGCGGCGGAAGTGCTCACCCAGCTGGCAGGTAGCGGCAAGATCGCTTCCGACAGCTTCGTCGAGATCACCGAGGCCGCCCTGGAGTGGCGAACGGCAACCGGCACGGCAATTGAAGAGACCGTGGCCGAGTTCGTGAAGATCGGCAAAGACCCAGTAACGGCCGCGAAAGACCTAAACGAGCAGTACAACTTCCTCACCGCTTCGACCTATTCGCAGATCGTGGCACTGAAGGAGCAGGGCGACACCATCGGCGCCGCCAAGCTGCTAACCGACACATATGTCGACACCATCAAGAACCGTAGCAAGGAGGTCACGGATAACCTGTCGATCTGGGAGCGTGGCTGGAAAACGCTTCGGGGAGAGATTGCTGCAACGGTCGATTCGGTCAAGGACATTGGCCGGGATCAGGACATCGCAAGCCGCATCGTAGATTTGCAGCGTCAAGTCGCGGCAGCCCAGAGTGCCGTGAATGGCGACCCAAGCGACACGGCGGCGCAGGAGAAACTGACCAACACCAGCCTTGAACTCAAAGGGCTCATGCAGCAGAGGGATACCCTCGACGCAATTGCCAAGGCGCGGGCGCTGGACACTCAGCAGCAACAAGCCGCGATTATTGCTATAGGCAAGGTAGACGCGCTGGAGAAATCCGCCAGAACCAATGCCGAGAAGCGGGCGGACGCGCTGAAGGAATACAGCAAGTCTCTCGATGCGATCCGCAAGGTCAACCCGAATGATGAGCGGCTGAAACCCGAGAACATCGCCCGGGTGCAGGCTGACATCGCCAAGCAGTTCAAGGACACCGGCGGGCGAACCGCTTCCGTCGACCTCTCCGGCTTCAACGACCAGAAGAACGCCCTGGCCGCCATCCTGGCCGAGTACAAGAACCACCAGAAGGAGCTGGATGCCGCGCAGAAGGCCGGGATCATCCCCCAGGACTCGTACGCTGCCCAGCGCGCCGCGATCATCGAGCAGCAGAAGGCCGAGGTCACCAATGCCTACGAGGCGGAGATAAAGGCGCTGGAGGAAGCCAAAGGGCGCAGCAGTACCACAGCCCAGCAGCGCATCCAGCTGGACCAGAAGATTGCCGACGCGCGGGCCAACATGGTCAAGGCGCAGAAGGATGCCGACTCGGAGTTAGCCGTACTGGCCTCGAACGAGGAAGGTCGACTGCGCAAGCAGGCTCAGGCGGTGCAGACCTACACCAGCGCACTTGATCAGCAGGTGCAGGCATTGCGCAAGCAGGGGCAGCGGTCTGCCGAGGGCCTCGGGTTGGGCGATCGCCAGCGCAGTTTGCAAGATCAGCAAAACGGCATCACCGACCGCATCAACCAGCAGCGCCTGGACCTGGCCAACCAGTATGGTGATGGCTCCCGCGGCATGAGCCTCGATGAGTACAACCAGAAGCTGGCAGCCCTGAGCAAAACCGAGCGGGACCTGCAAGAAACCACCATCGCCAACTACGACCTTATGACCCAGGCCCAGGGCGACTGGCGCAATGGCGCATCCTCGGCCTTCCAGAACTATCTGGAACAGGCGCGGGACGTGGCGGGCCAAACCAGAACGCTGTTCACCAATGCCTTCAGCTCCATGGAAGACGCGGTGGTGAACTTCGCGATGACGGGGAAGTTCTCGTTCGCAGACTTCACCAAGTCGGTCCTGGCGGATATGGCGCGGATTGCCACGCAAAGGGCTATAGCAGGTATCGCCGGCAGCATCTTGGGTTCTGTAGCTGGAGCCTACTTTACCCCCGGTGGTCAGACGGTGAGCACGAGTGGTTTCAGCGAGGGCGGATTTGTCCCCAACGCCAAAGGCGGTGTCTACGACTCACCGAGCCTGTCGAAATTCAGCAACCAGGTGCACGACACGCCGCAGTTCTTCGCATTCGCGAAAGGGGCTGGGGTGTTCGGCGAGGCTGGGCCCGAGGCGATCATGCCGCTGACCAGGACCCCCGACGGAAACCTCGGCGTTCGCGCCGTGTCGAGCGGAAGCGGTGGCGGCACATCGATATCGATCAATGCTCCAGTGAGCATCAGCATTCCAGACCGCAGCGATGAGGGGCTGACCCTCGACCAGACCCTGCTACAGCAGAACATGCAAAAGCAGGTGCAAGTTGCGGCAGAGAAGGCTGTTGCCGATTCGTGGCGCCCTGGTGGCGTGAGCTACCGCAACACCCAAGGGAGACGCTGA
- a CDS encoding phage minor tail protein L, with the protein MSLIKDIQTLEPGSEVLLFELDGSDFGADILRFHGHAIPHTPQELATAGANADQLTAKSIWWQGNEYGAWPMQIEGIEANSDGTAVRPTLSVGNVKGRITALCLAFDDLLEFKLTMRHTMARYLDASNFPDGNLEADPSEEAIEVWYIDQKVSENGTTVAWELASPGDVGGETIGRQMTQLCHWAMTAGYRGPNCGYTGPYFDLDGNPTDNPAKDQCNGCLDSGCVVRWGQGNQLPFGGFPAVSLIARS; encoded by the coding sequence ATGTCACTGATCAAGGACATCCAGACCCTGGAGCCCGGCAGCGAGGTGCTGCTGTTCGAGCTGGATGGCTCGGACTTTGGTGCCGACATCCTGCGGTTCCATGGGCATGCGATACCGCACACGCCACAGGAGTTGGCGACTGCCGGCGCCAATGCTGACCAGCTAACCGCCAAGTCGATCTGGTGGCAGGGCAATGAATACGGCGCCTGGCCCATGCAGATCGAGGGTATCGAGGCAAACTCCGACGGTACCGCAGTGCGGCCCACGCTGTCGGTGGGCAACGTCAAAGGGCGGATCACGGCACTGTGCTTGGCGTTCGATGACCTGCTTGAGTTCAAGCTGACGATGCGCCACACCATGGCGCGATACTTGGACGCCTCGAACTTCCCTGATGGGAACCTCGAGGCCGATCCCTCCGAGGAAGCGATCGAGGTCTGGTACATCGACCAGAAGGTTTCCGAGAACGGCACCACGGTTGCGTGGGAGCTGGCCAGCCCTGGCGACGTGGGCGGTGAGACGATTGGCCGGCAGATGACCCAGCTTTGCCACTGGGCGATGACAGCCGGCTACCGTGGCCCCAATTGCGGCTACACCGGCCCGTACTTCGACCTTGACGGCAACCCGACTGACAACCCGGCTAAGGACCAGTGCAACGGCTGCCTCGATTCTGGCTGCGTCGTCCGCTGGGGCCAGGGCAACCAACTACCCTTCGGCGGCTTCCCAGCCGTATCCCTGATCGCCCGGAGCTGA
- a CDS encoding phage tail assembly chaperone, giving the protein MAKIKIAQNPTFAAVVQVPRIGAEPAPVEFQFRYMNRVALSAMFDRWNKARDAWAEKAHKDGATWEEVTTGEIALQAEQLGEIVTGWDLEDEFSAEAIVDLVRTCTGAPKAVIDAYQAAYSPARLGN; this is encoded by the coding sequence ATGGCGAAGATCAAAATCGCGCAGAACCCCACTTTCGCTGCCGTGGTGCAGGTTCCGCGAATTGGCGCCGAGCCGGCGCCGGTGGAATTCCAGTTCCGCTACATGAACCGCGTGGCCCTGTCGGCAATGTTCGACCGCTGGAACAAGGCCCGCGATGCCTGGGCGGAGAAGGCCCATAAGGACGGGGCGACGTGGGAGGAGGTCACCACCGGTGAGATCGCTCTGCAGGCCGAGCAACTGGGCGAGATCGTCACTGGCTGGGATCTGGAGGACGAGTTCAGTGCCGAGGCCATTGTTGACCTGGTGCGCACCTGCACCGGCGCTCCGAAGGCGGTCATCGACGCCTACCAGGCCGCCTACAGCCCGGCCCGCCTGGGAAACTGA
- a CDS encoding phage tail protein, translating into MAAKFPLPNGAVLEIASVFGAAVAFTALTNAAPPVATAADHDITNGDIMLVSSGWALIADRAVSAANGAADTFALKGLNTTNTDKYTPGAGVGSVLPVTAWAQISKVTAFTSAGGEQQYLTVGYLEDDDDRQFPTNRNPITLSITVEDQPAAAYVALVENYGDSKELVVVRLKLPGGDQILYPGYVSITTTPTMDRNNLMTRTISIALSGRPVRILAGA; encoded by the coding sequence ATGGCCGCAAAATTCCCGCTGCCGAACGGCGCCGTGCTGGAAATCGCCAGCGTTTTCGGCGCAGCCGTCGCCTTCACCGCCCTGACCAATGCCGCGCCACCGGTGGCCACCGCTGCCGATCACGACATCACAAACGGCGACATCATGCTGGTCAGCTCCGGCTGGGCGCTCATCGCCGACCGCGCTGTCAGTGCCGCAAACGGGGCTGCCGACACATTCGCGTTGAAAGGCCTCAACACCACCAATACGGACAAGTACACCCCTGGCGCCGGAGTGGGCTCGGTCCTCCCCGTGACCGCTTGGGCACAGATCTCCAAGGTGACCGCGTTCACCTCGGCTGGCGGTGAACAGCAATACCTCACCGTGGGGTATCTGGAAGATGACGATGACCGCCAGTTCCCGACCAACCGCAACCCGATCACACTGTCGATCACCGTCGAAGATCAGCCGGCCGCCGCCTACGTCGCTCTGGTCGAAAACTACGGCGACAGCAAGGAGCTCGTTGTGGTGCGTCTCAAACTGCCAGGTGGCGACCAAATCCTCTATCCAGGTTACGTGAGCATCACCACCACCCCGACCATGGACCGGAACAACCTCATGACGCGCACCATCAGCATCGCGCTGTCGGGCCGTCCCGTTCGCATTCTGGCCGGCGCGTAA
- a CDS encoding phage tail terminator-like protein, whose amino-acid sequence MSQARARQAIEIKLMAWATARPIRVANFEQGFVAGADETYLQAFQLPAGTTCRYLGSDAYEYTGVYQVSIVCPAGQPLATAEALVDELSSLFRADSELSRNGFEGLVTEPVDQGPTITESATYTVPASFTYRGVADQPPAGA is encoded by the coding sequence ATGAGCCAAGCACGAGCCAGGCAGGCCATCGAGATCAAGTTGATGGCCTGGGCCACCGCGCGCCCTATCCGGGTCGCGAACTTCGAGCAGGGGTTCGTGGCCGGGGCCGACGAAACCTACCTGCAGGCGTTCCAACTGCCAGCGGGCACCACCTGTCGCTATCTGGGCAGCGATGCCTACGAGTACACCGGCGTCTACCAGGTGAGCATCGTTTGCCCGGCGGGCCAGCCGTTGGCTACAGCCGAGGCCTTGGTGGACGAGCTTTCGAGCCTCTTCAGGGCGGACTCTGAACTCAGTCGCAACGGCTTCGAGGGCTTGGTCACCGAACCAGTTGACCAGGGCCCAACCATCACCGAGTCGGCGACCTACACGGTCCCGGCCAGCTTCACCTACCGCGGTGTCGCGGACCAACCGCCCGCTGGGGCATAA
- a CDS encoding C40 family peptidase has product MRKHILAAVQTHAAAEYPRECCGLIIAAGRSQRYIPCDNTAAEPGEEFRISAEQYAAAEDQGEVVGIVHSHPDATSRPSPRDLAMCEATGLPWHILSWPEGDLRTITPAGETPLLARPFVHGAWDCWQVCADWYKREWGLEFPAYARDDGWWEQAAGPSLYEQAYEAAGFYQVSQPQRGDMIVMAVGRTAHPNHAGIYLGADAQLQEENAEVFGPGPFMLHHLLGRPSEIIVFGGPWLDRTRLVLRHRDAK; this is encoded by the coding sequence ATGCGCAAACACATCCTCGCCGCCGTGCAGACGCACGCCGCGGCTGAATACCCGCGAGAGTGCTGCGGGCTGATCATTGCTGCTGGCCGATCGCAGCGGTACATCCCCTGCGACAACACTGCCGCCGAGCCTGGCGAAGAGTTCCGGATCTCGGCCGAGCAGTACGCCGCGGCCGAGGACCAGGGCGAGGTAGTGGGCATCGTCCACTCGCACCCGGACGCCACCAGCCGGCCGTCGCCGCGTGACCTTGCCATGTGCGAGGCCACAGGCTTGCCCTGGCACATTCTGTCCTGGCCGGAGGGAGACCTGCGCACTATCACTCCCGCTGGCGAGACACCGCTGCTTGCTCGGCCATTCGTGCACGGCGCCTGGGACTGCTGGCAGGTCTGCGCAGACTGGTACAAGCGAGAGTGGGGGCTGGAGTTCCCGGCCTATGCCCGGGACGATGGATGGTGGGAGCAGGCCGCAGGCCCAAGCCTGTACGAACAGGCTTATGAGGCAGCCGGGTTCTACCAGGTCAGCCAGCCGCAGCGTGGCGACATGATCGTGATGGCGGTTGGGCGTACGGCACACCCGAACCACGCTGGCATCTACCTGGGCGCCGACGCCCAGTTGCAGGAGGAGAATGCCGAGGTCTTCGGCCCTGGGCCCTTCATGCTGCACCACCTGCTGGGCCGGCCATCAGAAATCATCGTGTTCGGCGGGCCATGGCTCGATCGAACGCGCCTTGTATTGCGTCATCGTGACGCGAAGTGA